Proteins encoded together in one Planctopirus ephydatiae window:
- a CDS encoding Tim44 domain-containing protein, translating to MPHRSKTSSLLIHDLQPAVLPTSAAMQSPVLDSNSSVDLKSYSILASRLLPTGGTPFIMHDTHSGSGSKTGSLATRCTGVLGLVLLAAFTASFSAVGCANMVESRAIEKFAANLDSANLSALKHTSSDAFSQKALRTADAMDDLKILNLPTGKTSVIKVEEVDPKRKRVTVEVGEQKKEIFYDLVFDDKYRQWVVDDVFMKQRKRGVTAYKSVTEQMDLLLSVREAIEAWQESEVPTICEQMTPEFAAAFRNLPDDYRTKLTKIVSGEKRSSKSTRPEASLDEKTAIVRLPRERGETVWTLVLQEGHWLVADIAIDSKEEVEQIPSVYKQSLAVLRCMEFLDAYASRDREVIKPFCGQEFYEGAIALGDLSLITLPRPSENSHTVEVKIQKARADFTLTSKENVIHVAMHRQGGDIVIGDQPPVYEVTEVSVYDIATNQEQHLTAVFTAQAMLELFIEAIAQRDITTLRQLSTYDFTKRVWSQVNDQNLPGLPLEVFDEPEMQILGRKFEGALTRFYVMQNGQELTYFLREQQGQFRIDDIEWKISGRPASVKMTTELMIPLQNFACAVSLGRDPAYQNIALENLQKCCSEEFNRVVWRQTQFVPNSGMSADTFLATSLKGIQLGEGLALVQLGESQFGAEVRLRKEGERYAIDEILLVAGVEEAQRLDLRRTLKTQLAEGTAKPPVLTGREEVIGQWSKDKQVMRDSQVVPAAATIESNVPASKMPAMKKHNSSGPSVPSGEMPSRLPVEPMMKPSQKSNVPPAQPLETSFQNSVRPAVAVESAPSHSHAITPTAAASDMLPTRNERTGSVGSKVVSNLPAQPQVATQGMVPAASHSKPAVSETQSTADWAHAQFDQAFESTTSSKNPPDQQSEPMPLKK from the coding sequence ATGCCTCATCGCTCAAAGACATCTTCATTGCTCATTCACGATCTGCAACCAGCAGTTCTGCCAACGTCTGCAGCCATGCAGTCGCCGGTTCTCGATTCAAACAGCAGTGTCGATTTGAAAAGCTATTCAATACTTGCCAGCAGGCTTCTCCCCACCGGTGGAACTCCTTTCATTATGCACGACACCCACTCTGGCTCTGGTTCAAAAACTGGCAGTCTGGCAACTCGTTGTACCGGTGTCCTGGGACTGGTTTTACTCGCAGCTTTCACAGCGTCGTTCTCTGCTGTGGGGTGTGCCAATATGGTGGAATCGCGAGCGATCGAAAAATTCGCCGCAAATCTTGATTCGGCCAACCTATCAGCCCTCAAGCACACATCTTCCGATGCGTTCAGCCAGAAAGCTCTGCGCACTGCCGATGCGATGGATGATCTCAAAATCCTCAATCTGCCGACGGGCAAAACGTCGGTCATCAAGGTTGAAGAGGTTGATCCCAAACGCAAACGAGTCACTGTCGAAGTCGGTGAACAAAAGAAGGAAATCTTCTACGACCTGGTCTTCGACGATAAGTATCGCCAATGGGTCGTTGACGACGTCTTCATGAAGCAGCGTAAGCGCGGCGTGACTGCCTACAAATCTGTTACCGAACAGATGGATCTGCTGCTCAGTGTCCGCGAAGCCATTGAAGCGTGGCAGGAATCGGAAGTTCCCACCATCTGCGAACAGATGACTCCCGAATTCGCCGCCGCCTTCCGCAATCTTCCCGATGATTACCGCACCAAGCTCACCAAAATTGTCTCCGGCGAAAAACGATCCTCGAAATCGACTCGTCCCGAGGCTTCTCTCGATGAAAAGACAGCCATTGTCCGGCTTCCCCGCGAACGTGGAGAAACGGTCTGGACACTCGTGCTGCAGGAAGGGCATTGGCTGGTGGCGGATATTGCCATCGATTCCAAAGAAGAGGTCGAGCAGATTCCTTCGGTCTACAAACAATCGCTGGCTGTGCTGCGCTGTATGGAATTCCTCGATGCCTATGCCTCGCGTGATCGCGAAGTGATCAAACCGTTCTGTGGTCAGGAGTTTTATGAAGGGGCCATTGCCCTGGGTGATCTCTCGCTCATCACGCTCCCCCGTCCGTCAGAAAATTCTCACACTGTCGAGGTCAAAATCCAGAAGGCCCGAGCAGATTTTACGCTGACAAGCAAGGAGAACGTCATTCATGTCGCCATGCATCGACAGGGTGGAGATATCGTCATTGGCGATCAACCCCCCGTTTATGAGGTGACTGAAGTTTCCGTTTACGATATTGCCACCAATCAGGAGCAGCATCTGACGGCTGTCTTCACCGCACAGGCGATGCTCGAATTGTTTATCGAGGCAATCGCCCAACGTGATATCACCACGTTGCGGCAACTCTCGACGTATGACTTTACAAAACGTGTCTGGAGTCAGGTCAACGATCAGAATCTGCCCGGCTTGCCTCTCGAAGTCTTCGACGAACCTGAGATGCAGATTCTCGGAAGAAAATTCGAAGGTGCTCTGACTCGCTTCTACGTCATGCAGAATGGCCAGGAACTCACCTACTTCCTCAGAGAACAGCAGGGTCAATTCCGTATTGATGATATCGAATGGAAGATCTCAGGCCGTCCGGCCTCAGTCAAAATGACAACCGAACTGATGATCCCTCTTCAGAACTTTGCCTGTGCTGTTTCGTTGGGGCGTGATCCCGCTTATCAGAATATCGCCCTGGAAAATCTGCAGAAGTGCTGTTCGGAAGAGTTTAACCGCGTCGTCTGGCGGCAAACCCAGTTTGTGCCCAACTCCGGTATGTCGGCTGATACATTCCTGGCGACTTCACTCAAGGGAATTCAACTGGGCGAAGGTCTCGCTCTGGTCCAACTGGGGGAATCGCAATTTGGGGCTGAAGTCAGGCTCCGTAAAGAAGGCGAACGCTATGCCATCGATGAAATTTTACTCGTGGCTGGCGTGGAAGAAGCTCAGCGTCTCGATCTCCGTCGCACACTTAAAACTCAGCTGGCGGAAGGGACAGCCAAGCCTCCAGTGCTCACAGGTCGGGAAGAAGTGATCGGCCAGTGGTCGAAAGACAAGCAGGTGATGCGGGACAGTCAGGTTGTCCCGGCAGCGGCGACGATCGAATCGAACGTTCCCGCTTCAAAAATGCCTGCCATGAAGAAACACAACTCGTCTGGCCCATCGGTTCCCTCAGGCGAAATGCCCTCTCGCCTGCCAGTCGAACCGATGATGAAACCCAGCCAGAAGTCGAATGTTCCACCGGCACAGCCTTTGGAAACATCTTTTCAGAATTCAGTTAGACCGGCGGTCGCCGTAGAAAGCGCCCCGTCTCACAGTCACGCCATAACACCAACTGCTGCTGCATCAGACATGTTGCCCACACGAAATGAACGAACAGGCTCTGTGGGTTCTAAGGTGGTGAGCAACTTGCCTGCTCAACCACAGGTCGCGACTCAGGGGATGGTTCCTGCGGCCAGCCACAGCAAGCCAGCCGTAAGTGAAACCCAGTCGACAGCCGACTGGGCCCATGCTCAATTCGATCAAGCCTTCGAATCAACAACCAGCAGCAAGAATCCGCCTGATCAGCAATCCGAGCCGATGCCACTGAAAAAATAG